One genomic region from Mycoplasmopsis meleagridis encodes:
- the deoC gene encoding deoxyribose-phosphate aldolase yields MAKEYNRMIDHTLLKADAIKEEIDKLINEAKKYNFKTICINSAWIPYAKKLLAGTEVGITTVVGFPLGASFSSVKAFEASEAIKAGADEIDMVINIGKLKDKDYEYVLNDIKEVKKACKEHILKVIVETALLTKDEIEKVTEIVANSGAEFIKTSTGFSTRGASLEDVLIMQRIAHGRLLIKAAGGISNMNDMIEMNKAGATRFGTSRSIAILESKEIDPNSY; encoded by the coding sequence ATGGCAAAAGAATATAATAGAATGATTGATCATACTCTATTAAAAGCAGATGCTATTAAAGAAGAAATTGACAAATTAATTAATGAAGCTAAAAAATATAATTTTAAAACAATATGTATCAACAGTGCATGAATTCCCTATGCTAAAAAACTTTTAGCAGGCACAGAAGTAGGTATTACTACTGTTGTTGGTTTTCCTCTTGGAGCATCATTTTCTAGTGTAAAAGCCTTTGAAGCCTCTGAAGCTATCAAAGCTGGAGCAGATGAAATTGATATGGTAATTAACATAGGAAAATTAAAAGATAAAGATTATGAATATGTTCTAAACGATATTAAAGAAGTCAAAAAAGCTTGTAAAGAACATATACTTAAAGTTATTGTTGAAACAGCTTTATTAACAAAAGATGAAATTGAAAAAGTTACTGAAATTGTTGCTAATTCTGGAGCAGAATTTATTAAAACTTCCACAGGTTTTTCTACTAGAGGAGCTTCATTAGAAGATGTTTTAATCATGCAAAGAATTGCACATGGAAGATTATTAATAAAAGCTGCCGGCGGAATTTCTAATATGAATGATATGATAGAAATGAATAAAGCAGGAGCAACAAGATTTGGTACATCGCGTTCAATTGCAATTTTAGAATCGAAAGAAATTGATCCTAATTCTTATTAA
- a CDS encoding LTA synthase family protein, producing MDKYQTKNLLLKEKVEKIFKNGLKSAKLTIFDITLMGIMLGVHLAIVTLANYTILKIFPIQIELIFFLFYGLIFAWWKGAILALLADTLSLLLNGQIGTWYWLYAIMPVIIVTFSSFYQYIFKKGKYVSIILSFILFILASIIMFYAINSRLEGDEVIFSKSVSKKTGQVNVKSVSIIFIYSFLSIYIAFGLIVNSTFAILYFKKKKDKYLNYIKIFALITLAIMIFRWSIDPLIYINWYNYVHRAGPTNKLKNVGSDYVVILIPIIIKSVVPIPIYIIVLSPVYEVIIKLKNQYYANNIQIEW from the coding sequence ATGGATAAATATCAAACTAAGAATTTATTATTGAAAGAAAAAGTTGAAAAAATTTTTAAAAATGGCCTTAAATCAGCCAAATTAACTATTTTTGATATTACATTAATGGGTATTATGTTAGGTGTACATTTAGCAATTGTTACTTTAGCTAATTACACTATTTTAAAAATTTTTCCTATTCAAATTGAATTAATTTTCTTTCTTTTTTATGGACTTATTTTTGCTTGATGAAAAGGTGCTATTTTAGCCTTGCTTGCTGATACTTTATCCTTATTATTAAACGGACAAATAGGAACTTGATACTGGCTCTATGCCATTATGCCAGTTATCATAGTTACTTTTTCTTCGTTTTACCAATATATCTTTAAAAAAGGTAAATACGTTTCAATTATTTTATCTTTTATTCTCTTTATTCTAGCTTCTATAATTATGTTTTATGCTATAAATAGTAGACTAGAAGGAGATGAAGTAATTTTTTCAAAAAGTGTTTCTAAAAAAACTGGCCAAGTAAATGTTAAATCAGTGAGCATAATCTTTATTTATTCCTTTTTATCTATATATATTGCTTTTGGTTTAATTGTTAATTCAACTTTTGCAATTTTGTATTTTAAAAAGAAAAAGGATAAATATTTAAATTACATTAAAATTTTTGCTTTAATAACTTTAGCTATAATGATTTTTAGATGATCAATTGATCCTTTAATTTATATAAATTGGTATAACTATGTTCATCGTGCTGGTCCAACTAATAAACTTAAAAATGTAGGCAGTGATTATGTAGTTATACTTATTCCTATCATTATCAAATCAGTTGTTCCTATACCTATTTATATAATAGTTTTAAGTCCAGTTTATGAAGTGATTATAAAATTAAAAAATCAATATTATGCTAACAATATACAAATTGAATGATAG
- the deoD gene encoding purine-nucleoside phosphorylase — protein sequence MTPHIKAKQGEIAKTVIMPGDPLRAKFIAENYLDPGYKLVNTVRNMFMFTGTYKGKPITVAGSGMGCPSIGIYSYELFKFYDVDRIVRIGSAGSYKADLGLYEVVLASEAYADGDAYRRIALGKSGNIAKPSSHLNEEIEAIAKEKGTKLNIGRVHSSDVFYSIVPLEQRINDSQSLCVEMESYALFTNAEITGKEAACLLTISDNLITHEETSSEERQTAFTKMMEIALGLAR from the coding sequence ATGACACCACATATAAAAGCTAAACAAGGCGAAATAGCTAAAACAGTTATTATGCCTGGCGACCCTTTAAGAGCTAAATTTATAGCTGAAAACTATTTAGATCCAGGTTATAAATTAGTTAATACTGTTAGAAATATGTTTATGTTCACAGGAACATATAAAGGTAAACCAATTACTGTTGCAGGTAGTGGTATGGGCTGTCCTTCAATTGGTATTTATTCATATGAATTATTTAAATTTTATGATGTAGATAGAATTGTTAGAATCGGTTCTGCTGGCTCTTATAAAGCTGATTTAGGATTATATGAAGTTGTTTTAGCTTCTGAAGCATACGCAGATGGTGATGCATATAGAAGAATTGCTTTAGGCAAATCAGGCAATATTGCTAAACCATCAAGTCATTTAAACGAAGAAATAGAAGCTATAGCTAAAGAAAAGGGAACAAAATTAAATATTGGTAGAGTGCATTCGTCAGATGTTTTTTATTCAATTGTTCCTCTTGAACAAAGAATTAATGATTCACAATCTCTATGTGTAGAAATGGAATCATATGCTTTATTCACTAATGCTGAAATCACTGGTAAAGAAGCCGCTTGTTTATTAACAATAAGCGATAATTTAATTACTCACGAAGAAACATCGTCTGAAGAAAGACAAACTGCATTTACCAAAATGATGGAAATTGCTTTAGGACTTGCAAGATAA
- a CDS encoding lipoprotein 17-related variable surface protein produces the protein MKKKVKNVVFLSSLVAPIVAFISGSCTSSSDSESVKESFNSEEVFNKLEVFIQYSGSHDILASHIDKKNIFANIKGKNEYGVQVTNINILSADDSKGSLSVSYTLAFTHENIKYVSDKKISIISGFKIDQNNSSETVETVDSTGTNNEVNSENETTSESNSYLNEENNNEEKKKQQLILDEKNRLNKLLQSLKLNYVNSENLLPSEFDVKNIEWINSSSDAKISEINKLE, from the coding sequence ATGAAGAAAAAAGTTAAAAATGTCGTCTTTTTAAGCTCTTTAGTAGCACCAATTGTTGCATTTATTTCAGGCAGTTGTACTAGTAGTTCCGATAGCGAAAGCGTTAAGGAATCTTTTAATAGTGAAGAAGTTTTTAACAAACTTGAAGTCTTTATTCAATATAGCGGTTCACATGATATTTTAGCTTCACATATTGACAAAAAAAACATATTTGCCAATATTAAAGGCAAAAATGAATATGGTGTTCAAGTAACAAATATTAACATTCTTTCAGCAGATGATAGTAAAGGGTCGCTCAGTGTTTCTTATACTTTAGCTTTTACTCATGAAAATATTAAGTATGTTAGTGATAAGAAAATTTCTATAATCAGTGGTTTTAAAATTGACCAAAATAATAGTAGTGAGACTGTTGAAACAGTTGATTCTACAGGTACAAATAACGAAGTTAATTCAGAAAATGAAACTACTTCTGAAAGTAATTCTTATCTAAATGAAGAAAATAATAATGAGGAAAAGAAAAAACAACAACTTATTCTTGATGAGAAAAATCGTTTAAACAAATTACTTCAATCACTTAAATTAAATTACGTAAATTCTGAAAATCTATTACCTTCTGAATTTGATGTTAAAAACATAGAGTGAATTAATTCTTCAAGCGATGCTAAGATAAGTGAAATTAATAAATTAGAGTAA
- a CDS encoding signal peptidase II, which yields MLKFIEKTKNIYKDYSKNPKKIILRYIVFLSILVGLVLIDQITKLTLFQWNEDYTDGNFNVIFDIGILGVRSIGHRGVTLLPWKDNSVVIGFIQFFSIVIFLLLLSIPFYCKKYPTIVICAIIAAGDFGNMLDRFIFEGGMVKDIFFIPFLEKWTGKPHGTFNFADVCIILGIISLVLYFVIETIIGFKEENKKQKAQKELSEIKNDHTNDEKENENSKE from the coding sequence ATGCTTAAATTTATTGAAAAAACTAAAAATATTTATAAAGATTATTCGAAAAACCCTAAAAAAATTATTCTTAGATATATAGTTTTTTTATCTATTCTAGTTGGTCTTGTTTTAATTGACCAAATAACTAAATTAACTTTATTTCAGTGAAATGAAGATTACACCGACGGGAATTTTAATGTAATATTCGATATAGGCATTTTAGGAGTTAGATCTATAGGTCATAGAGGTGTTACATTGTTGCCTTGAAAAGATAATTCTGTAGTTATTGGCTTTATTCAGTTTTTTAGTATAGTAATTTTCTTACTTTTATTATCTATTCCTTTTTATTGCAAAAAATATCCGACAATAGTTATTTGCGCAATAATTGCGGCTGGTGATTTTGGTAATATGTTAGATCGTTTTATTTTTGAAGGAGGAATGGTTAAGGATATATTCTTTATTCCTTTTTTAGAAAAATGAACAGGTAAGCCGCATGGAACGTTTAACTTTGCTGATGTATGTATTATTTTAGGTATTATTTCCTTAGTTCTTTATTTTGTTATTGAAACTATAATAGGTTTTAAAGAAGAAAATAAAAAGCAAAAAGCTCAAAAAGAACTCTCTGAAATAAAAAATGATCATACTAATGATGAAAAAGAAAACGAAAATTCTAAAGAATAA
- a CDS encoding GAF domain-containing protein encodes MTSKVKEYKALIENTNKPYTILANTAAFIYENYENLNWAGFYIAENNNLYLHAFQGKVACTEISFNRGVCGFAARNEQVVVVDNVHEFNDHIACDSASKSELVVPIFYKNKLFALLDLDSPILKRFSSEIEDEMVLICRELEKKLAEIL; translated from the coding sequence ATGACGAGCAAAGTAAAAGAATATAAAGCTTTAATTGAAAATACTAATAAGCCTTACACAATTTTAGCAAACACTGCTGCATTTATATATGAAAACTATGAAAATTTAAATTGGGCTGGCTTTTATATTGCTGAAAATAATAATTTATACTTGCATGCTTTTCAAGGTAAAGTTGCCTGCACTGAAATAAGTTTTAACCGTGGTGTTTGTGGTTTTGCAGCCAGAAATGAACAAGTGGTTGTAGTTGATAATGTGCATGAATTTAATGATCATATTGCTTGTGATAGTGCTTCAAAAAGCGAATTAGTAGTCCCAATTTTTTATAAGAACAAATTATTTGCTCTTTTGGATTTAGATTCTCCTATCTTAAAGCGTTTTTCTTCAGAAATAGAAGATGAAATGGTTTTAATTTGTAGAGAATTAGAAAAAAAGTTAGCTGAAATTCTATAG
- a CDS encoding transcription antitermination protein NusB — protein sequence MKVKSQRDLRIEIINVIYAAELLNEQINLSDLFNADNDLSNKQFKILENIKSNYDFYKKIIESFLKETWQWNRISPLHRAIMLNATNEFMSQIPPRIVINEAIEITKIYFDDHTYKMINAILESIYKYLINIEVLSRKF from the coding sequence ATGAAAGTTAAAAGCCAAAGGGATCTTAGAATTGAAATTATTAATGTTATTTATGCTGCCGAATTGCTTAATGAACAAATCAATTTAAGTGACTTATTTAATGCTGATAACGATTTGAGTAATAAACAATTTAAAATTTTAGAAAATATTAAATCTAACTACGATTTTTATAAAAAAATCATTGAATCATTTCTTAAAGAAACTTGACAATGAAATCGAATTAGCCCTTTACATAGAGCAATAATGCTAAATGCTACTAACGAATTTATGTCACAAATACCACCAAGAATTGTAATAAATGAGGCAATTGAAATTACTAAAATTTATTTCGATGATCACACTTATAAAATGATTAATGCAATTTTAGAATCTATTTATAAATACTTAATAAATATTGAAGTTTTAAGCAGAAAATTTTAA
- the deoD gene encoding purine-nucleoside phosphorylase, translating into MTPHIKAKQGEIAKTVIMPGDPLRAKFIAENYLDPGYKLVSDVRNIYIYTGTYKGKNISIAASGMGIPSMGIYSYELFKFYDVDRIIRTGSTGAYKAELGMFELILGTEAIADSDVFRRLVLGKSGLIAYPSNKLNDEIRAIAKEKNIKLHEGRIHTSDVFYSCLPLEETIQKTGAICIDNESYALFNNAEALGKEAASILTVSDNLITHEIISADQRQNAFTKVMEIALNLAK; encoded by the coding sequence ATGACACCACATATAAAAGCTAAACAAGGTGAAATAGCTAAAACAGTTATTATGCCTGGCGATCCTTTAAGAGCTAAATTTATAGCCGAAAACTATTTAGATCCAGGTTATAAATTAGTTAGCGATGTGAGAAATATTTATATTTATACTGGAACATATAAAGGAAAAAATATAAGTATTGCAGCAAGTGGTATGGGCATTCCTTCAATGGGAATTTATTCATATGAATTATTCAAGTTTTATGATGTAGATAGAATAATTAGAACAGGTTCAACTGGTGCATATAAAGCTGAATTAGGCATGTTTGAGCTTATTTTAGGAACGGAAGCTATTGCTGATAGTGATGTTTTTAGAAGACTTGTTCTAGGTAAAAGTGGCCTTATAGCTTACCCATCAAATAAATTAAATGATGAAATAAGAGCCATTGCAAAAGAAAAAAATATTAAACTTCACGAAGGAAGAATTCATACTTCGGATGTATTTTATTCTTGCCTTCCTTTAGAAGAAACTATTCAAAAAACAGGCGCAATTTGTATTGATAATGAATCTTATGCACTTTTTAATAATGCCGAAGCATTAGGCAAAGAAGCAGCTAGTATTTTAACTGTAAGTGATAATTTAATTACCCATGAAATTATTTCTGCAGATCAACGCCAAAACGCCTTTACTAAAGTTATGGAGATTGCTCTTAATTTGGCAAAATAA
- a CDS encoding thymidine phosphorylase → MRIVDLIEKKRFKQNLTKEEIEFLLNSYVKGEVPDYQMSAFLMAVVFNGMNSQELAWFTKTMMHSGDTIDLSAIPGIKVDKHSTGGVGDKTTLAVGPIIAACGVPVAKMSGRGLGHTGGTIDKLESIPGFSVELSEEQFIDQVKKHNIAIMGQSAKLVPADKMLYALRDVTGTVQSIELIASSIMSKKLATGSNAILLDVKCGNGAFMKNLEEAKKLAQAMINIGKELNVDVRAEITNMNRPIGREIGNKNEVLEALLTLENQGPKDFNELVFSSCATILLQAKAVKTYEEGLMKVKEVIENGSAKAKFKEFIELQGGNYSAILEKNFWNPTHKKEIKATEEGYLDIFDSLTFGKVAMKLGAGRATKADKIDFEAGITLNKKTNELVKKDDILFTLYSSKPIDEELEIELKNAFKYNKEPIENPIILAKLS, encoded by the coding sequence ATGCGTATAGTAGACTTAATTGAAAAAAAGCGTTTTAAACAAAATTTAACAAAAGAAGAAATAGAATTTTTGTTAAATTCATATGTTAAAGGTGAAGTCCCAGATTATCAAATGTCTGCTTTTTTAATGGCGGTTGTATTTAACGGAATGAACAGTCAAGAATTAGCTTGATTTACTAAAACTATGATGCATTCCGGCGATACTATAGATTTAAGTGCTATTCCAGGGATAAAAGTTGATAAACATTCAACAGGTGGAGTAGGAGATAAAACTACTTTGGCAGTGGGACCTATTATTGCTGCTTGTGGTGTACCAGTTGCCAAAATGTCTGGTAGAGGATTAGGCCATACTGGAGGAACAATTGATAAATTAGAATCAATTCCAGGCTTTAGTGTGGAATTAAGTGAAGAACAATTTATTGATCAAGTTAAAAAACACAATATTGCCATTATGGGGCAAAGTGCTAAATTAGTTCCAGCTGATAAAATGCTCTATGCTTTAAGAGATGTTACTGGAACAGTACAATCTATTGAATTAATTGCTTCAAGTATTATGTCTAAAAAATTAGCTACTGGCTCAAATGCCATTCTTTTAGACGTAAAATGCGGCAATGGCGCCTTTATGAAAAATTTAGAAGAAGCTAAAAAATTAGCTCAAGCAATGATTAATATTGGTAAAGAACTTAATGTTGATGTTAGAGCAGAAATCACTAACATGAATAGACCAATAGGAAGAGAAATTGGCAATAAAAACGAAGTTTTAGAAGCTCTATTAACTTTAGAAAATCAAGGACCTAAAGATTTTAATGAATTAGTTTTTTCTTCATGCGCAACTATTTTATTGCAAGCTAAAGCAGTAAAAACTTATGAAGAAGGCTTAATGAAAGTAAAAGAAGTTATAGAAAACGGTTCTGCGAAAGCTAAATTCAAGGAATTTATTGAATTACAAGGCGGAAATTATTCAGCCATTTTAGAAAAAAATTTTTGAAATCCTACTCATAAAAAAGAAATTAAAGCTACTGAAGAAGGTTATTTAGATATTTTTGATTCCTTGACATTTGGTAAAGTAGCTATGAAATTAGGTGCAGGAAGAGCTACTAAAGCGGATAAAATTGACTTTGAAGCAGGAATAACTTTAAATAAAAAAACTAATGAATTAGTTAAAAAAGATGATATTTTATTTACTCTTTATTCTTCAAAACCAATTGATGAAGAATTAGAAATTGAATTAAAAAATGCTTTCAAATACAACAAGGAACCAATTGAAAATCCAATCATTTTGGCTAAATTAAGCTAA
- the ileS gene encoding isoleucine--tRNA ligase, with protein sequence MSEKNYKDTLNMPKTDFEMRANLTIKEPLYRQEWLDNKIYQKLLEKNQNNPAFILHDGPPYANGDIHIGHAMNKILKDIIVRYKAMRGYYTPFVPGWDTHGMPIEHKMLELAHLNSNQLEPLELRKRAQKYALEQVEIQKEQFKKLQLLTDFEKYYLTLDKQFVAKQLKLFKKMLFDGLIYKGLKPVYWSPSSQSALAEAEVEYKDIISPSIFVAFKIIDNNNSDKINNGDNLVIWTTTPWTLLANSGVAIGENIEYSKVSFNNNNYIIASELVEKVIQELEIKDYKIENTLNYKELLGITYLSPLNHNKSPVVIGHHVSAEGGSGLVHIAPLFGEDDFKIGNKNRLNMIMHVEDNGLLNENGLKYKGLFYEKANEVIIADLAISKNLLANKNIKHSYPHDWRTHKPILFRGTPQWFVSIDKIKAEILNKLIKVKTYPEWANKRLSLMISERNDWTISRQRTWGVPIIIFYDKDKKPVLKSDIFDHVIDLIEKNGSNIWWEKNVDELLPEAYKNKGFTKENDIMDVWFDSGSTSFAVEIDSKIHPPYDLYLEGSDQYRGWFNSSLINSVAFSNISPYKQLVSHGFVLDEKGNKMSKSKGNTIDPKKIIDKYGADILRLWVANSEYSNDVTIGDSIINQNAEIYRKLRNTIKFMLGNLHNFNYDKNIVRTGIHAFIKAQLEEIKSQIYEAYDEYKFTNVIKLLNNYVVELSSFYLNISKDVLYVDEFNSKNRLMTLTNIYEIVEFLILALAPILPTTAEDAYKHFNSINKEKSVHLASFPKIDNIDKELIDKWNDFFKFRDEVNIKLENAIKNNLIKRTNEAKLIINNQSEFIKSLDLKQLLMVGLIEYGNELKIETFESLKCERCWNHFLPIQIKNNLCTSCFEIIRKMENNNA encoded by the coding sequence ATGTCAGAAAAAAATTATAAAGACACTCTTAATATGCCTAAAACAGATTTTGAAATGAGGGCAAATTTAACTATCAAAGAGCCATTATATAGACAAGAATGATTAGATAACAAAATTTATCAAAAACTGTTAGAAAAAAATCAAAATAACCCCGCCTTTATTTTGCATGATGGCCCTCCTTATGCCAATGGCGATATTCATATTGGTCATGCTATGAACAAAATTCTCAAAGATATTATAGTGAGATATAAAGCTATGAGGGGTTATTATACTCCTTTTGTTCCGGGCTGAGATACTCATGGTATGCCTATTGAACATAAAATGCTTGAATTAGCTCATTTAAATAGTAATCAACTAGAACCTTTAGAGCTAAGAAAAAGAGCCCAAAAATATGCCTTAGAACAAGTTGAAATACAAAAAGAACAATTTAAAAAATTGCAATTACTTACAGATTTTGAAAAATATTATCTTACTTTAGATAAACAATTTGTTGCTAAACAATTAAAGTTATTTAAAAAAATGCTTTTTGATGGTTTAATTTATAAAGGTCTTAAACCAGTTTATTGATCACCCTCTTCTCAATCAGCCTTAGCAGAAGCTGAAGTAGAATATAAAGATATTATTTCTCCCTCTATTTTCGTGGCTTTTAAAATCATCGATAATAATAATTCTGACAAAATTAATAATGGCGATAATTTAGTAATTTGAACTACTACTCCTTGAACTTTATTAGCTAATTCTGGTGTTGCAATTGGCGAAAATATCGAATATTCAAAAGTTAGTTTCAATAACAATAATTACATAATAGCCAGTGAATTAGTAGAAAAAGTAATACAAGAATTAGAAATAAAAGACTATAAAATTGAAAATACTTTAAATTACAAGGAATTATTAGGAATTACATATTTAAGTCCGCTTAATCATAATAAATCACCTGTAGTAATAGGTCATCATGTTAGTGCAGAAGGCGGTTCTGGTTTAGTTCATATTGCTCCTTTATTTGGCGAAGATGACTTTAAAATAGGCAACAAAAATCGTTTAAATATGATCATGCATGTTGAAGATAATGGTCTTTTAAATGAAAATGGACTTAAATACAAAGGATTATTTTATGAAAAAGCAAATGAAGTTATTATTGCTGATTTAGCTATTTCAAAAAATCTTTTAGCAAATAAAAATATTAAACATTCCTATCCTCATGACTGAAGAACTCATAAACCTATTCTTTTTAGAGGTACGCCACAATGATTTGTTTCAATAGATAAAATCAAAGCTGAAATTTTAAACAAACTAATTAAAGTAAAAACATATCCTGAATGAGCCAATAAACGTTTGTCACTAATGATAAGTGAAAGAAATGATTGAACAATTTCACGTCAGAGAACTTGAGGCGTCCCTATTATTATTTTTTATGACAAAGATAAAAAGCCAGTTTTAAAATCTGACATATTCGACCATGTAATAGATTTAATTGAAAAAAATGGTTCTAATATTTGATGAGAAAAAAATGTTGATGAATTATTGCCAGAAGCTTATAAAAATAAAGGTTTTACTAAGGAAAATGACATAATGGATGTTTGATTCGATTCTGGTTCAACATCTTTTGCTGTAGAAATCGATAGTAAGATTCATCCTCCTTATGATTTGTATCTTGAAGGAAGCGATCAATATCGTGGTTGATTTAACTCTTCATTAATTAATTCAGTTGCTTTTTCTAATATTTCTCCGTATAAGCAATTAGTTAGTCATGGTTTTGTTTTAGATGAAAAAGGAAATAAAATGTCTAAATCAAAAGGCAATACTATAGATCCTAAAAAAATTATTGATAAATACGGAGCAGACATTTTAAGACTTTGAGTTGCAAATAGCGAATATTCTAACGATGTAACAATTGGTGATTCTATCATTAATCAAAATGCTGAAATATATAGAAAACTAAGAAATACTATTAAGTTCATGCTTGGTAATTTGCATAATTTTAATTACGATAAAAATATTGTTAGAACAGGCATTCATGCTTTTATTAAAGCTCAATTAGAAGAAATTAAATCGCAAATTTATGAAGCATATGATGAATATAAATTCACAAATGTGATTAAATTATTAAACAATTATGTAGTTGAATTATCTTCGTTTTACTTAAATATTTCGAAAGATGTTTTGTATGTTGATGAATTTAATTCGAAAAATAGGCTAATGACTTTAACTAATATTTACGAAATTGTAGAATTTTTAATTTTAGCCTTAGCACCAATTTTACCTACTACTGCAGAAGATGCCTATAAACATTTTAATTCTATAAATAAGGAAAAATCTGTACATCTTGCTTCTTTTCCAAAAATAGACAATATTGATAAAGAATTAATCGATAAATGAAATGATTTTTTCAAATTTAGAGATGAAGTTAACATTAAATTAGAAAATGCTATTAAGAATAATTTGATTAAAAGAACTAATGAGGCTAAATTAATAATTAATAACCAAAGTGAATTTATTAAATCATTAGACTTAAAACAATTATTAATGGTGGGATTAATTGAATATGGAAATGAATTAAAAATAGAAACGTTTGAATCATTAAAATGTGAAAGATGTTGAAATCATTTTCTTCCCATACAAATTAAAAATAATCTTTGCACTTCTTGTTTTGAAATAATTAGAAAAATGGAAAATAATAATGCTTAA
- a CDS encoding zinc-binding metallopeptidase family protein, translated as MSIYQKLSERLKEYMALEAISRYEEPVVEMLKNNTRSANLSHSRDGLGSLIIATKQKNDVPKIMIAAHMDEVGYLVRSIEENGNILVSVVGGIWPTNVIGTKAKIVKNKDEKFIYGIFGHTSIHIMEKEQINKVPTTKELYLDCGFKNKKEVLDFGIEIGDRVYMSGETIDMPNNLIAGKAMDNRAGVTVIDFLANKIKDLELPNQTFIVGTVQEEVGTRGAKTSVSLINPDVAFAIDTAASHDTTNAPKGVAKLGEGVALLIQDREVLTDPKLVSLLEKIATEKNIPFYKYIAEGGGTDGCALQYGKGGVPTITLSIPQRYLHSPIGVASLVDIQATLDLIYEFVKVFDKEMLKELKNN; from the coding sequence ATGTCTATTTATCAAAAGTTATCTGAACGTTTAAAAGAATATATGGCCTTAGAAGCAATAAGCCGTTATGAAGAACCTGTTGTAGAAATGCTTAAAAATAATACTAGAAGCGCTAATTTAAGTCACTCTAGAGATGGATTAGGTTCGTTAATTATTGCTACAAAACAAAAAAATGATGTGCCAAAAATAATGATTGCAGCTCATATGGATGAGGTAGGTTATTTAGTTAGATCAATTGAAGAAAATGGTAACATTCTAGTTTCTGTAGTAGGAGGCATTTGACCTACTAATGTTATTGGAACTAAAGCTAAAATTGTAAAAAATAAAGATGAAAAATTTATTTATGGAATTTTTGGTCATACTTCCATTCATATTATGGAAAAAGAACAAATCAATAAAGTTCCTACAACTAAAGAATTGTATTTGGATTGTGGTTTTAAAAATAAAAAAGAAGTTCTTGATTTTGGTATTGAAATTGGTGATAGAGTTTATATGTCAGGTGAAACTATTGATATGCCCAATAACTTGATAGCTGGTAAAGCTATGGATAATAGAGCAGGAGTTACTGTAATTGATTTTCTTGCAAATAAAATTAAAGATTTAGAATTACCTAATCAGACATTTATAGTTGGTACTGTACAAGAAGAAGTAGGTACTAGAGGAGCTAAAACTTCTGTTTCATTAATTAATCCTGATGTGGCTTTTGCAATTGATACAGCAGCCTCACACGACACAACTAATGCCCCAAAAGGAGTAGCTAAATTAGGCGAAGGAGTTGCCTTATTAATTCAAGATCGTGAAGTTTTAACAGATCCTAAATTAGTTTCATTACTAGAAAAAATAGCTACTGAAAAAAACATTCCATTTTATAAATATATTGCTGAAGGCGGAGGAACAGATGGCTGCGCTTTACAATATGGTAAAGGAGGAGTGCCAACTATTACTTTATCAATTCCTCAACGTTATTTACATTCGCCTATTGGTGTAGCTTCGTTAGTTGATATTCAGGCAACTTTAGATTTAATTTATGAATTTGTTAAAGTTTTCGACAAAGAAATGTTAAAAGAATTAAAGAATAATTAA